A single Triticum dicoccoides isolate Atlit2015 ecotype Zavitan chromosome 2A, WEW_v2.0, whole genome shotgun sequence DNA region contains:
- the LOC119354989 gene encoding uncharacterized protein LOC119354989 — MQGSRNAYSSQVHNLFPYPEASVYPPPSSHGYQTHLGEENPSYNWAGQPAPSDRGPHLYSYQDDPDCLTFLRGCVATTDCYYDYLLRRVSSLLPLGDSRVLKLNNFACA; from the exons TGCACAACTTGTTCCCATACCCTGAAGCAAGCGTGTACCCGCCACCGAGCTCACATGGCTACCAGACCCACCTTGGCGAAGAGAACCCTTCCTATAACTGGGCAGGGCAACCGGCTCCATCTGATCGTGGACCTCACTTGTACAGCTACCAAGATGATCCTGACTGCCTCACCTTCCTGAGAGGATG TGTTGCTACTACTGACTGCTACTACGATTACCTGCTGAGACGTGTGTCTAGCCTTCTCCCCTTGGGTGATTCCCGGGTACTCAAGTTGAACAACTTTGCTTGTGCCTGA
- the LOC119354990 gene encoding transport inhibitor response 1-like protein Os04g0395600, with translation MTYFPEEVVEHIFSFLPAQCDRNTVSLVCKVWYEIERLSRRTVFVGNCYAVRPERVVLRFPNVRALTVKGKPHFADFNLVPPDWGGYAGPWIEAAARGCVGLEELRMKRMVVSDESLELLAKSFPRFRALVLISCEGFSTDGLAAIASHCKLLRELDLQENEVDDRGPRWLSCFPDSCTSLVSLNFACIKGEVNAGSLERLVARSPSLRSLRLNRSVSVDTLSKILMRAPNLEDLGTGNLTDDFQAESYLRLTLALEKCKLLRSLSGFWDASPLCLPFIYPVCGQLTGLNLSYAPTLDSSDVTKMISHCVKLQRLWVLDCIADKGLQVVASSCKDLQELRVFPSDFYIAGYSPVTEEGLVAISLGCQKLSSLLYFCHQMTNAALLTIAKNCPNFTRFRLCILEPGKPDAMTNQPLDEGFGAIVRECKGLRRLSISGLLTDKVFMYIGKFAKQLEMLSIAFAGDSDAGMMHVMEGCNNLRKLEIRDSPFGDAALLENVTKYETMRSLWMSSCNVTEKGCQILASKMPMLNVEVINEVDESNEMDENHGIPKVDKLYVYRTTAGARDDAPNFVKIL, from the exons ATGACCTACTTTCCGGAGGAGGTGGTGGAGCACATATTCAGCTTCTTGCCCGCGCAATGTGACCGGAACACCGTTTCACTTGTTTGCAAGGTATGGTATGAGATTGAAAGGCTGAGCCGGCGAACTGTCTTTGTGGGTAACTGCTATGCTGTGCGCCCTGAGCGCGTGGTGCTTCGGTTCCCCAATGTGCGGGCACTGACAGTGAAGGGGAAACCACACTTCGCTGATTTCAACCTTGTGCCACCTGATTGGGGTGGGTACGCCGGACCATGGATCGAGGCagcagccaggggctgcgtgggtcTTGAGGAGCTGCGGATGAAGCGGATGGTGGTGTCAGATGAGAGCCTGGAGCTGCTTGCCAAATCATTCCCACGATTCAGGGCCCTAGTTCTTATCAGCTGTGAGGGGTTCAGCACCGATGGACTAGCAGCTATTGCAAGTCACTGCAA GCTCCTGAGGGAGTTAGATTTGCAGGAAAATGAGGTGGATGATCGAGGGCCAAGGTGGCTCTCCTGCTTCCCTGATTCCTGCACGTCCCTTGTCTCCTTGAATTTCGCCTGCATCAAAGGGGAGGTTAATGCTGGTTCATTAGAGAGACTTGTTGCTAGGTCCCCAAGTCTTCGGAGTTTGAGGTTGAATCGATCTGTGTCAGTAGATACACTCTCGAAGATATTAATGCGCGCCCCTAATTTGGAGGATCTAGGGACTGGGAACTTGACAGATGACTTCCAAGCTGAATCGTATCTCAGGCTGACCCTTGCATTGGAGAAATGCAAACTGCTGAGGAGTTTATCGGGCTTTTGGGATGCTTCGCCTTTGTGCCTTCCATTCATCTATCCTGTATGTGGGCAACTAACAGGTTTAAACTTGAGCTATGCTCCGACACTTGATTCTTCTGATGTCACCAAAATGATCAGCCACTGTGTGAAACTCCAACGTCTTTGG GTACTGGATTGCATCGCGGATAAGGGCTTGCAAGTGGTGGCCTCCAGTTGCAAGGATCTACAAGAACTCAGGGTATTCCCATCAGACTTCTATATCGCCGGGTATTCCCCAGTAACAGAGGAGGGACTTGTTGCAATATCCTTGGGCTGTCAAAAACTGAGCTCATTGCTATATTTTTGTCATCAAATGACGAATGCTGCACTGCTTACTATAGCTAAGAACTGCCCAAATTTCACACGGTTCAGACTCTGTATTCTTGAGCCTGGGAAGCCTGATGCCATGACAAACCAACCATTAGATGAAGGTTTTGGTGCTATTGTTCGTGAATGCAAAGGGCTAAGGCGATTGTCAATATCGGGTCTTCTCACCGACAAGGTTTTCATGTATATTGGTAAATTCGCGAAACAACTTGAGATGCTTTCAATAGCATTTGCTGGAGATAGTGATGCGGGAATGATGCATGTTATGGAAGGATGCAATAATCTGAGGAAGCTGGAGATTAGAGATAGCCCATTTGGTGATGCTGCACTCCTGGAGAATGTTACCAAGTATGAGACAATGCGATCCCTTTGGATGTCATCATGCAATGTCACAGAAAAGGGGTGCCAAATCCTTGCATCAAAGATGCCAATGCTTAATGTGGAGGTTATAAATGAGGTAGATGAGAGCAATGAAATGGATGAGAACCATGGAATCCCCAAAGTTGACAAGTTATATGTTTACCGCACAACTGCTGGGGCAAGGGATGATGCGCCAAATTTTGTTAAAATCCTATAG